A section of the Myxococcus virescens genome encodes:
- a CDS encoding DUF2378 family protein codes for MADELLIFEQTIEALFLRALHGRLTPECKARLRQAGLDVEQKLRPAYTFDAWMTFLRITSEELFPQLPLEQGTWKLGEAYIEGFRETMLGRAVLSLLRVLGPRRTLMRATQNFRAGNNYTESKLRELGPTQFELWMNEVGPYPAFTAGIIHAGLRVAGAQDIVIEMSGYDGHACVYRINWNEASVSSGVAGSGDSKAARRSGSISSL; via the coding sequence ATGGCCGACGAGCTTCTCATTTTTGAGCAGACCATCGAAGCCCTGTTCCTGCGGGCACTGCACGGGCGCCTGACGCCTGAGTGCAAGGCACGTCTGCGGCAGGCAGGGCTCGATGTGGAGCAGAAGCTCCGGCCAGCCTACACCTTCGACGCGTGGATGACGTTCCTTCGCATCACGTCGGAGGAGCTCTTTCCCCAACTCCCGCTCGAGCAGGGCACCTGGAAGCTGGGAGAGGCCTATATCGAAGGCTTCCGCGAGACGATGCTGGGACGCGCCGTCCTCTCATTGCTTCGCGTGCTGGGGCCCCGCAGGACGCTGATGCGGGCCACGCAGAACTTCCGGGCTGGTAACAACTACACGGAATCCAAGCTGCGTGAGCTGGGGCCCACCCAGTTCGAGCTCTGGATGAACGAGGTAGGCCCCTACCCTGCCTTCACCGCGGGCATCATCCACGCGGGGCTGCGGGTGGCCGGTGCGCAGGACATCGTCATCGAGATGTCCGGCTACGACGGCCACGCCTGCGTCTACCGAATCAACTGGAACGAGGCCTCGGTCTCTTCCGGCGTGGCGGGCAGCGGAGACTCCAAGGCCGCCAGGAGGTCGGGGTCCATCAGCTCCCTGTAG
- a CDS encoding YifB family Mg chelatase-like AAA ATPase, with translation MLARVRSGALMGIDVVVVECEVDMALGLPYFNVVGQAEGAVRESKVRVISALKNTGFELPQKRITVNLAPADLKKEGAAFELPIALGVLAAAKLMDEAPLERLLFGGELSLDGTLRPIKGVLPLAVAALNGGFEGVMVPWANAAEAALVEELRVFPVKTLREAVNHLTGACSITPYRRQREPSLLAPTGQAPDMSDVRGQADLKLALEIAAAGGHNVLMSGPPGSGKTMLARRLPGILPEMTFTEAMEVTKVYSVLGLLGEGHALMRERPFRAPHHTLSDAGLVGGGLSARPGELSLAHNGVLFLDELPEFRRNVLEVLRQPMEEGVIHLARANQNITYPCRVMLVAAMNPCPCGYYNVPSRSCTCGEQRVFDYMTRVSGPLLDRIDISLQTRPVEYHHMARSTVQEPSSRYYRERAQVARERQRVRYRDEPGIHCNAQLPAHLLRRYCAMSERAEHMLQQAVRMFGLSARAHDRIMKLALTRADLEGRDRIEQTDMQLAINCRMLDRRGAMQGKLHGARPVPPPEDAAWRNTGPSGRSSPLEDLDG, from the coding sequence ATGTTGGCGAGAGTGCGGTCGGGGGCGTTGATGGGTATCGACGTGGTGGTGGTGGAGTGTGAGGTCGACATGGCGCTCGGCCTCCCCTACTTCAACGTCGTGGGGCAGGCAGAGGGCGCGGTCCGGGAATCGAAGGTCCGCGTCATCTCCGCGCTGAAGAACACGGGCTTCGAGCTTCCCCAGAAGCGAATCACCGTGAATCTGGCGCCCGCGGATCTGAAGAAGGAAGGCGCGGCGTTCGAACTGCCGATTGCATTGGGCGTCCTGGCGGCTGCGAAACTGATGGATGAAGCCCCGCTGGAACGGCTTCTCTTCGGAGGCGAGCTGTCCCTGGACGGCACGCTCCGCCCCATCAAAGGCGTGCTTCCGTTGGCGGTGGCGGCGCTCAACGGCGGCTTCGAAGGCGTCATGGTGCCCTGGGCCAATGCCGCGGAGGCCGCGCTCGTCGAAGAACTGCGCGTCTTTCCCGTGAAGACCCTGCGGGAGGCGGTCAACCACCTGACGGGGGCATGCAGCATCACGCCATACAGGCGGCAACGTGAACCCAGTCTTCTGGCGCCCACGGGACAGGCCCCTGACATGTCCGATGTCCGCGGGCAGGCCGACCTGAAGCTCGCCCTCGAAATCGCCGCGGCGGGGGGCCACAACGTCTTGATGTCCGGGCCACCGGGTTCGGGGAAGACGATGCTGGCGCGGCGCCTGCCCGGCATCCTTCCGGAGATGACGTTCACCGAGGCCATGGAGGTGACGAAGGTCTACTCGGTGCTGGGCTTGCTGGGTGAAGGCCACGCGTTGATGCGCGAGCGCCCGTTCCGCGCGCCCCACCACACCCTCTCCGACGCGGGCCTGGTGGGCGGCGGCCTCTCGGCGAGGCCTGGCGAACTCTCGTTGGCGCACAATGGCGTGCTCTTCCTCGACGAGCTTCCAGAGTTCCGGAGGAACGTGCTGGAGGTTCTGCGTCAGCCCATGGAGGAAGGCGTCATCCACCTGGCACGCGCCAACCAGAACATCACCTATCCCTGCCGGGTCATGTTGGTGGCCGCGATGAACCCCTGCCCCTGCGGCTACTACAACGTCCCCAGCCGCTCCTGCACTTGCGGCGAGCAGCGCGTCTTCGACTACATGACGCGCGTGAGCGGGCCCCTGTTGGACCGCATCGACATCAGCCTGCAGACGCGCCCGGTGGAGTATCACCACATGGCCCGCTCGACGGTCCAGGAGCCCTCGAGCCGCTACTACCGCGAGCGGGCCCAGGTCGCGCGCGAGCGTCAACGCGTCCGCTATCGCGATGAACCGGGAATCCACTGCAACGCGCAGCTTCCCGCGCACCTGCTGCGCCGGTACTGCGCCATGAGCGAACGGGCCGAGCACATGCTGCAGCAAGCGGTGCGGATGTTCGGCCTGTCCGCGCGAGCCCATGACCGCATCATGAAACTGGCGCTCACGCGGGCAGACCTCGAGGGACGCGACCGCATCGAGCAGACCGACATGCAACTCGCCATCAACTGCCGCATGCTGGACCGGCGAGGGGCGATGCAAGGCAAGCTTCACGGAGCCCGCCCTGTCCCTCCGCCGGAGGACGCCGCTTGGCGGAACACCGGGCCCTCCGGCAGGTCGAGCCCGCTGGAGGACCTGGATGGCTGA